The proteins below come from a single Spirochaetia bacterium 38H-sp genomic window:
- a CDS encoding DegT/DnrJ/EryC1/StrS aminotransferase family protein yields the protein MAERGFIPFARPCLSEEEEQAVLHVMRSGWLTTGPESEAFEREFADFLGVKHALAVSSATAGLHLGLDALGAREGSFVVTTPYTFAATAEVARHVGAELIFCDIDEGSMCISVSELERVLDKYANRVAAIVPVHFAGRGADMEAIVNLAASCGASVLEDAAHAFPVRYGEKFLGAAGDAGVFSFYATKTITTGEGGMLVTDRDDVAERVSLMRLHGIDRRVWDRYTSSPGAWFYQVIEAGYKYNMPDLLAAIGRVQLKKAVLFKKKRERIARIYREALSDRDYFILPEDADEHAWHLFVVGIDENRLSIGRDEFVRLMAEKGVGCSVHFIPLFLMPYYRNRYNLSPDEFPVSYRVYLRSFSLPIYPSLSDEEIYRVISSLKEIGDRFYRKIL from the coding sequence ATGGCTGAGAGGGGTTTTATTCCTTTTGCACGTCCTTGTCTTTCTGAGGAGGAAGAGCAGGCTGTTCTGCATGTGATGAGGAGCGGCTGGCTAACTACTGGTCCGGAGTCAGAAGCTTTTGAGCGCGAGTTTGCCGATTTCCTTGGGGTCAAGCATGCGCTCGCAGTGTCATCAGCAACGGCCGGTTTGCATCTGGGACTGGATGCTCTGGGTGCCAGAGAGGGGTCTTTTGTTGTGACTACTCCTTACACGTTTGCTGCTACAGCCGAGGTAGCACGACATGTGGGGGCCGAGCTTATTTTTTGCGATATAGATGAGGGTTCTATGTGCATTTCTGTGTCCGAGTTAGAGCGGGTGCTGGATAAGTATGCAAATCGTGTTGCTGCTATTGTGCCTGTGCATTTTGCAGGTAGAGGGGCGGATATGGAGGCTATTGTCAATCTTGCTGCCTCATGCGGGGCTTCTGTTCTGGAAGATGCGGCTCATGCTTTTCCTGTGCGATACGGAGAGAAGTTTCTGGGTGCGGCTGGAGATGCAGGGGTTTTTTCTTTTTATGCTACTAAGACGATTACTACCGGTGAGGGGGGAATGCTGGTAACGGATAGGGATGATGTAGCAGAGAGGGTTTCTCTTATGAGGTTGCATGGTATAGACAGGCGGGTTTGGGATAGATACACGAGCTCGCCTGGTGCGTGGTTTTATCAGGTGATAGAGGCGGGTTATAAGTACAATATGCCAGATTTGTTAGCTGCAATAGGAAGAGTGCAGCTAAAAAAGGCTGTGTTGTTTAAGAAAAAAAGAGAGAGAATCGCTCGCATTTACAGGGAAGCTCTTTCTGACAGGGATTATTTTATTCTCCCTGAGGATGCGGATGAGCACGCCTGGCATCTTTTTGTTGTGGGTATAGATGAGAACAGACTTTCTATCGGCCGTGATGAGTTTGTAAGACTTATGGCAGAAAAAGGCGTGGGATGTTCGGTTCATTTTATTCCGCTGTTCCTTATGCCTTATTATCGGAATAGGTACAATCTCAGTCCCGATGAATTTCCGGTATCTTATAGGGTGTATCTCCGCTCCTTTAGTCTGCCTATCTACCCTTCTCTATCCGATGAAGAGATATACAGGGTTATATCAAGTCTTAAGGAAATAGGAGACCGGTTTTACAGGAAGATATTATAA
- a CDS encoding molybdopterin cofactor-binding domain-containing protein, which produces MLNSVRKILTGSVLTPADVVLPDMLDIVLLRSSRRHAEIEEIIFPTHPDPDVVVLGASDIPSDSTVILEQSIPLLAKNKVFYQGQPILLAYSRDRNRAKEEISKIRVKYKELPAVLSIDNPSGNQIENVRTITRGKPGDTIDGKKIEGKVFISQETKPPVDADCSVVYLHNDTVNIITDCPWPALLRTAVAKACKIKENSIIIHQYSRENAYDADILSPIMASVYAAVIAIGTNQPARIFIPPIESSLYGSKSPAISFCYKAIINQNTIKELSVTASINTGYIAPFSREMVERCISLIVSRYRCKNMTITARTVRTNITPTGFFAGLIDSQLSSALETMIDSIAKKANLDPYELRLSLLTATGKKTHPAKATLEIIRKNTDFARKIYAYNYNKEHGYVRKGIGLSLASSWHGFITIPPKLKKYTLSLLMDVDGTIILETPYVPGDKLLPMEWKKTISTMLNTPIEKIKLHTTFEGSSSSCAPSFMGNNIAGITPLIEKICKKTQKQRFRTPLPIAVRITQSEKTDYTGPLGYIIPPVKTSWASCVAEVSKKETDMYPQIEKISIVIDAGKIINKRQLKKIIRQNSILALKQSISKNKDLSSNPESYLFAEEAFINTEIDIKFVASNRITPLPAANLPFSLIPSAITIALSQLYNKDISTIPVITGEEE; this is translated from the coding sequence ATGTTAAACAGTGTGAGAAAGATTCTTACAGGTTCTGTACTTACTCCCGCAGACGTGGTCCTTCCGGACATGTTGGATATAGTCCTGTTGCGTTCTTCTAGAAGACATGCGGAAATAGAGGAAATAATTTTTCCAACGCACCCTGATCCTGATGTTGTAGTACTGGGAGCTTCTGATATCCCATCAGATAGCACTGTTATTTTGGAACAGTCTATTCCTCTCCTTGCAAAAAACAAGGTGTTTTATCAAGGACAGCCTATTCTGCTTGCATATTCCCGCGACAGAAACAGGGCAAAAGAAGAGATATCAAAAATACGGGTAAAATATAAGGAACTGCCTGCTGTTTTGTCCATAGATAATCCATCAGGAAATCAGATAGAGAATGTAAGAACAATAACCAGAGGTAAACCTGGAGATACAATAGATGGCAAAAAAATAGAAGGAAAAGTTTTTATATCCCAGGAGACAAAACCTCCCGTGGATGCCGACTGCAGCGTCGTATATCTACATAATGATACAGTAAACATTATTACGGATTGTCCTTGGCCTGCATTGCTCAGAACAGCCGTAGCTAAGGCCTGCAAGATAAAAGAGAATTCTATAATAATACACCAGTACAGCAGAGAAAATGCTTATGATGCAGATATCCTGAGCCCTATCATGGCATCCGTATATGCGGCTGTAATTGCAATAGGAACAAACCAACCAGCAAGGATTTTTATTCCGCCTATAGAAAGCAGTCTCTACGGCAGTAAAAGTCCTGCTATTTCTTTTTGCTACAAAGCTATAATAAATCAAAACACAATAAAAGAGCTATCTGTAACAGCATCAATAAATACAGGGTATATTGCTCCTTTTAGTAGAGAGATGGTGGAACGGTGTATTTCTCTTATCGTATCAAGATACAGATGTAAAAATATGACCATTACAGCAAGGACAGTAAGAACAAACATAACACCTACAGGTTTTTTTGCAGGTCTCATAGATTCTCAGCTATCTTCTGCACTTGAGACAATGATAGACAGCATAGCAAAAAAAGCCAATCTTGATCCTTATGAACTAAGACTATCACTGCTTACTGCAACGGGAAAAAAAACACATCCTGCAAAAGCAACACTGGAGATAATAAGAAAAAATACCGACTTTGCCAGAAAGATATACGCATATAATTATAACAAAGAGCATGGATATGTAAGAAAAGGTATAGGTCTCTCTTTGGCAAGCTCATGGCACGGCTTTATCACCATTCCGCCAAAACTAAAAAAATATACTCTCTCCCTCCTTATGGACGTTGATGGAACAATAATACTGGAGACACCATATGTTCCGGGTGATAAGCTGCTTCCTATGGAATGGAAAAAAACAATAAGCACTATGCTCAATACACCTATCGAAAAAATAAAACTGCATACAACTTTTGAGGGCTCAAGCAGTTCCTGCGCACCATCTTTTATGGGAAACAATATTGCAGGCATAACTCCTCTTATAGAAAAAATATGCAAAAAAACCCAGAAACAGCGTTTTAGAACCCCCCTCCCTATAGCCGTAAGAATAACACAATCGGAAAAAACAGATTATACCGGACCTTTGGGTTATATTATTCCACCCGTAAAAACCTCGTGGGCAAGCTGTGTTGCAGAGGTGAGTAAGAAAGAGACAGATATGTATCCCCAAATAGAAAAAATAAGCATAGTTATAGATGCAGGGAAAATAATAAATAAGAGACAATTAAAAAAAATAATACGACAAAACAGCATACTGGCATTAAAACAAAGCATAAGCAAAAATAAAGACCTGTCATCCAATCCCGAATCTTACCTTTTTGCAGAAGAAGCATTTATCAATACTGAAATAGACATAAAATTTGTAGCTAGCAACAGAATAACACCCCTACCGGCAGCAAATCTTCCTTTTTCGCTAATCCCTTCTGCAATAACAATAGCTCTATCACAGCTATACAATAAAGATATAAGCACTATCCCTGTCATAACAGGAGAGGAGGAATAA
- a CDS encoding 2Fe-2S iron-sulfur cluster-binding protein, with protein MLLTCKIDNIEIKRETNPAISLKTFLKETLKIINIKGNCDKGYCGNCGVTISGQYALSCLVPVFMIQKKEIFTIQGFSTTEEYKEIEKIFLAKKVFPCPACAPARILLAHSILENAHNIMEEKNISDQISGINCTCISKKDYASVILEIQKEREKRHDKTR; from the coding sequence ATGCTTTTAACCTGCAAGATAGATAACATAGAGATAAAGAGAGAAACAAACCCTGCTATCAGTTTAAAAACTTTTCTTAAAGAAACACTCAAGATAATAAACATAAAAGGTAACTGTGATAAAGGATATTGTGGAAACTGTGGGGTTACTATATCGGGACAATATGCTCTCTCCTGCCTTGTTCCTGTTTTTATGATACAGAAAAAAGAAATATTCACAATACAGGGGTTTTCCACAACAGAAGAATACAAAGAAATAGAAAAGATATTTCTTGCAAAAAAAGTTTTTCCATGCCCAGCATGTGCTCCGGCCAGAATACTTCTCGCCCACAGCATACTTGAAAATGCTCATAATATAATGGAAGAAAAAAATATATCTGACCAGATATCAGGAATAAACTGCACCTGCATAAGTAAAAAAGACTATGCATCTGTGATACTTGAGATACAGAAAGAGAGAGAAAAAAGACATGATAAAACAAGATAA
- a CDS encoding FAD binding domain-containing protein, producing the protein MRYRKREKKDMIKQDNLQIYYPGDLQDALLLYNKRPEAILTAGSVELSRTETWQHYQGPVIVLGNIREIKRIIKTERYLEIGAGKALSAILSIPSPNIPLLLKKSILLGCPAPARTQATIGGNLCIPDKTYDIHGALTLLNATAEIRKTNHTRWIPVSDIRNTTGFTTLEEGEILTRIRIPISNWEIQEYIKFPGAFTTASINLYGLAHKEDNLISAIRISIKTPYNPPYRYPETEKSMIGKSSPLTKHEITQITKEIAEKVSEEEPEADIRTITKLISHFLQKI; encoded by the coding sequence TTGAGATACAGAAAGAGAGAGAAAAAAGACATGATAAAACAAGATAACCTGCAAATATATTATCCAGGAGATCTCCAAGATGCACTTCTGCTTTATAACAAAAGACCGGAAGCAATACTTACAGCCGGCTCAGTCGAACTCTCAAGAACAGAAACATGGCAACATTATCAGGGACCTGTCATAGTTCTTGGGAATATAAGAGAAATAAAAAGAATCATAAAAACAGAACGCTATTTGGAGATAGGAGCAGGAAAAGCACTTAGCGCAATACTCTCCATTCCCTCCCCAAACATACCTCTTCTTCTCAAAAAAAGCATACTCCTTGGATGCCCTGCTCCCGCACGCACACAAGCTACAATAGGCGGAAACCTATGTATACCGGACAAAACCTATGATATACACGGAGCACTAACGCTTCTAAACGCAACAGCAGAGATAAGAAAAACAAACCATACAAGATGGATTCCTGTATCTGACATAAGAAATACAACAGGATTTACAACTCTGGAAGAAGGAGAAATCCTCACTAGAATAAGAATTCCTATAAGCAACTGGGAAATTCAAGAATATATAAAATTCCCCGGAGCCTTTACGACAGCAAGCATAAATCTCTATGGACTCGCCCATAAAGAAGACAATCTCATATCAGCAATACGAATAAGCATAAAAACTCCGTACAATCCCCCATACAGATATCCAGAAACAGAAAAATCAATGATAGGAAAAAGCTCACCACTTACAAAACACGAAATAACACAAATAACAAAAGAAATAGCAGAAAAAGTATCAGAAGAAGAACCAGAAGCAGACATAAGAACAATAACAAAACTTATATCTCACTTCCTGCAAAAAATATAA
- the udk gene encoding uridine kinase translates to MDVKIIGICGGSGSGKTTIVKKITEVFDDFVFIAQDNYYKSAGHVGNDNITAFNFDHPDAFDMDWIYNNLLGLKQGKAVEAPVYDFVTHTRKKETRTIEPHSLIIFEGIMVFTDSRIRDLLDLKIYVDTPDDIRFIRRLKRDIAERGRTVDSVIEQYLSMVRPGHYEFIEPTKIYADIIIPEGGYNENALGVLLSYLKTLV, encoded by the coding sequence ATGGATGTAAAGATTATTGGTATATGCGGCGGTTCCGGGTCCGGTAAGACTACTATTGTCAAGAAGATTACAGAGGTTTTTGATGATTTTGTGTTTATTGCTCAGGATAATTATTATAAGTCTGCCGGGCATGTTGGTAATGATAATATTACTGCGTTTAATTTTGATCATCCGGATGCTTTTGATATGGATTGGATTTATAACAATTTGCTTGGGCTTAAGCAGGGTAAGGCTGTTGAAGCGCCTGTGTACGATTTTGTAACTCATACGCGTAAGAAGGAGACTAGGACTATAGAGCCGCATAGTCTCATCATCTTTGAGGGGATTATGGTTTTTACTGACAGCAGGATACGTGATTTGCTGGATCTTAAGATTTATGTGGATACTCCAGATGATATACGTTTTATAAGGAGGCTCAAGCGGGATATTGCAGAGAGAGGACGTACTGTTGATTCTGTCATAGAGCAGTATTTGTCTATGGTACGGCCGGGGCATTATGAGTTTATAGAGCCTACCAAGATTTATGCGGATATTATCATACCGGAGGGTGGTTATAACGAGAATGCGTTGGGTGTTCTTCTGTCATATCTCAAAACTTTGGTTTGA
- a CDS encoding glycoside hydrolase family 30 beta sandwich domain-containing protein: MRLHIKNIFLMLFFVSYSNIFTLGKLEEIETQMWITAPDEGKYLEEIEIPALTDEADFYINIDENKSYQKIDGFGASMTESSAYVLSSLPDKERNSLMRELFDPDKGLGISLLRQPMGAPDFALSLYTYDDTQDNSDDFELAHFSIERDREYIIPLLKQAIEINPGLRIMASPWSPPAWMKTGKSLIGSEGGRLRSDCYQVYADYFVKFIQAYQNEGIKITAVTPQNEIEYAPSLYTGMLMSAEEQAEFISTYLAPAFISAGLNVKIFCYDHNWDGIETVKSILSHDSARNNIYGVAWHHYGGSPEAMSEIAKIYRDKIMWVTEAGNGRWIWGGSFSGTFREGMREAVDVFRNYTSALILWNIALDQNNGPIVFTNNANYGLVEIEVDSASQKGSIKEKKSGWYFLGHFSKFVKTGAVRIDSNDRAGRFFNHVAFKNPDGSIVVVLFNPLFTSQKGIISIKGNKIPVDMPAGAGISIFVKPFEK; the protein is encoded by the coding sequence ATGAGGCTGCACATTAAAAACATCTTTTTGATGTTGTTTTTTGTATCCTATAGTAATATTTTTACACTGGGAAAATTAGAAGAAATAGAAACCCAAATGTGGATTACTGCACCGGATGAAGGCAAATATCTGGAAGAAATAGAAATACCTGCTCTCACTGATGAAGCTGATTTTTATATCAACATAGATGAAAATAAGAGTTATCAGAAAATCGATGGTTTTGGTGCTTCTATGACAGAATCTTCTGCCTACGTGCTCTCAAGCCTTCCTGACAAAGAGAGGAACTCCCTTATGAGAGAACTCTTTGACCCGGATAAAGGGCTTGGGATAAGTCTTCTTAGACAGCCTATGGGTGCACCTGATTTTGCACTCTCTTTATACACCTATGATGATACTCAGGACAACAGTGATGATTTTGAGCTCGCACATTTTTCAATAGAAAGAGATCGAGAATATATAATCCCTCTTCTAAAACAAGCTATAGAAATAAATCCTGGTCTTCGTATTATGGCATCTCCATGGAGTCCTCCTGCCTGGATGAAGACTGGTAAAAGCCTTATAGGCTCGGAGGGGGGTAGGTTGAGAAGTGATTGCTATCAAGTGTATGCCGACTATTTTGTAAAATTCATTCAGGCATATCAAAATGAAGGAATAAAAATTACTGCTGTAACCCCTCAAAATGAGATAGAGTATGCTCCTTCTCTTTATACGGGAATGCTTATGTCAGCTGAAGAACAGGCAGAATTTATATCTACGTATTTGGCACCAGCATTTATTTCTGCAGGCCTTAATGTAAAAATCTTCTGTTATGACCATAACTGGGATGGGATAGAGACAGTAAAAAGCATACTTTCCCATGATTCTGCAAGAAACAATATATATGGTGTTGCCTGGCATCACTATGGAGGTAGCCCAGAGGCAATGAGCGAGATTGCAAAAATATACAGAGATAAAATAATGTGGGTGACAGAAGCTGGTAATGGAAGATGGATATGGGGAGGTAGTTTCTCTGGTACTTTTAGAGAAGGGATGAGAGAGGCTGTTGATGTTTTTAGAAATTATACTTCTGCATTAATTCTTTGGAATATTGCTCTTGATCAGAACAATGGACCTATAGTTTTTACTAATAATGCTAATTATGGACTTGTAGAGATAGAGGTTGATTCTGCTTCACAAAAGGGCAGCATAAAAGAAAAAAAATCCGGATGGTATTTTCTGGGACATTTTTCTAAGTTTGTAAAAACTGGGGCAGTGCGGATAGATTCTAATGACAGGGCGGGTAGATTTTTTAACCACGTAGCTTTTAAAAATCCGGATGGAAGTATTGTTGTTGTGCTTTTCAATCCTCTTTTTACTTCCCAGAAGGGTATAATAAGTATAAAGGGTAATAAGATACCTGTTGATATGCCTGCCGGCGCCGGGATTAGCATATTTGTAAAGCCGTTTGAAAAATAG
- a CDS encoding O-acetylhomoserine aminocarboxypropyltransferase/cysteine synthase family protein, which yields MKFETLALHAGLSREDNPPSRAYPVHRTTSYLFRDAEHAANLFSLKELGFIYTRLQNPTQDVLEQRITALEGGAGALAVASGTTAIFYSIINIATNGSEIVASKYLYGGTFTMFNNILPDYGITVRFVDPYNLAEVEAAINDKTRAVYTETIGNPTLDLPDLGALADLAHKYGLPLIVDSTFTTPSLLRPIEHGADIVVHSLTKWIGGHGTAIGGIVVDSGKFNWKDNPRFSTLNEPDDSYHGLRYAHDLGDLAPLAYILRMRLVPLRNLGGAISPDNAWIFLQGIETLPLRMERHSQNAAKVAEFLKDHPQVEWVRYPGLAGDKSYKNATKYLKNGFGGMVVFGIKGGLEAGKKFINSLELFSHVANVGDAKSLAIHPSSTTHSQLSEEQQKAAGIDPSLVRLSVGIENIDDIIDDLKKGFAAAK from the coding sequence ATGAAATTTGAAACATTAGCTTTACATGCTGGACTGTCAAGAGAAGACAATCCACCCAGCCGTGCATATCCGGTGCACAGAACAACTTCTTACCTTTTTCGAGATGCGGAACATGCAGCAAATCTATTTAGTCTCAAGGAGCTTGGCTTTATTTATACGCGTCTCCAGAATCCTACTCAGGATGTGCTTGAGCAGAGAATTACGGCTCTTGAGGGCGGAGCTGGAGCACTGGCAGTCGCCTCGGGAACAACAGCTATTTTCTATTCTATAATCAATATAGCAACAAATGGAAGTGAGATTGTAGCAAGCAAATATCTGTATGGCGGAACATTTACGATGTTTAACAACATTCTGCCCGATTATGGTATAACCGTCAGATTTGTGGACCCTTATAACCTTGCAGAGGTTGAAGCTGCAATCAATGATAAGACAAGAGCAGTATACACGGAGACAATAGGCAATCCTACACTGGATTTACCCGATCTGGGTGCTCTTGCAGACCTTGCACACAAGTACGGCCTGCCCCTAATAGTTGACTCCACTTTTACAACGCCAAGTCTCCTACGCCCCATAGAGCACGGAGCAGACATAGTAGTGCACTCCCTTACCAAGTGGATAGGCGGACATGGCACAGCCATAGGCGGCATAGTCGTGGACTCTGGCAAGTTTAACTGGAAGGACAACCCACGCTTCTCCACACTCAATGAGCCTGATGATAGCTATCATGGACTAAGATACGCCCATGACCTTGGCGACCTTGCCCCGCTTGCATACATACTAAGGATGAGACTAGTTCCCCTTAGAAACCTAGGTGGAGCGATCTCCCCCGACAACGCCTGGATATTTCTGCAGGGAATAGAGACCTTGCCCTTGCGCATGGAAAGACACAGCCAAAATGCAGCAAAAGTCGCCGAGTTTCTCAAAGACCACCCACAGGTAGAATGGGTACGCTATCCGGGCCTTGCTGGTGATAAATCATATAAAAACGCAACCAAGTACCTCAAAAACGGATTTGGAGGAATGGTTGTCTTTGGCATAAAAGGCGGACTGGAGGCAGGCAAAAAGTTTATCAACTCACTGGAACTCTTTTCTCACGTTGCCAATGTAGGTGACGCCAAGTCACTTGCAATACACCCCTCCAGCACCACGCACTCGCAACTCTCAGAAGAACAGCAGAAAGCCGCAGGCATAGACCCGTCGCTTGTAAGACTTTCGGTAGGCATAGAAAACATAGATGACATAATAGACGATCTTAAAAAAGGCTTTGCTGCAGCAAAATAA
- the cysK gene encoding cysteine synthase A, with product MAVYNNVLELVGKTPLVRLNRLSEGLEAEVLVKLEYFNPLSSVKDRIGYSMVVEAEKKGLIRPGATIVEATSGNTGIALAYVGAVKGYKVVLTMPESMSIERRRLLAALGAELVLTPAEEGMSGAVKKAEEIVKTRDSAFLARQFENLANPEIHYKTTGPEIWEDTNGGVDIFVAGVGTGGTITGAGRFFKEKNKSIKLVAVEPVDSPVLSGGQPGPHLIQGIGAGFIPSVLDTGIIDEIVQVASEDAGEVSRALAKKEGIFAGVSAGANVWAALELAKRQENKGKTIVAVVPDTGERYLSTWLFEE from the coding sequence ATGGCAGTTTATAACAATGTTTTGGAACTGGTGGGGAAAACCCCGCTGGTAAGGCTCAACAGGCTCTCAGAAGGGCTTGAGGCCGAGGTCTTGGTAAAGTTGGAGTATTTTAATCCACTTTCCAGCGTTAAAGACAGGATTGGCTACTCTATGGTAGTGGAGGCGGAGAAAAAAGGGCTTATCCGTCCAGGTGCAACTATAGTGGAGGCTACTAGCGGCAATACTGGTATTGCGCTTGCATATGTTGGTGCTGTCAAGGGCTACAAGGTTGTTCTTACTATGCCTGAGAGCATGAGTATAGAGCGTCGCAGATTGCTTGCTGCGCTTGGTGCGGAGCTTGTTCTCACTCCCGCAGAAGAGGGTATGAGTGGTGCTGTAAAGAAAGCTGAGGAAATCGTCAAGACACGCGATAGTGCCTTTCTTGCCAGACAGTTTGAGAATCTTGCTAATCCTGAGATTCACTATAAGACTACCGGTCCTGAGATATGGGAGGATACTAACGGCGGAGTTGATATATTTGTCGCAGGAGTTGGTACAGGTGGCACAATAACGGGAGCTGGCCGATTTTTTAAAGAAAAAAACAAGAGTATCAAACTTGTTGCGGTTGAACCTGTGGATTCCCCCGTACTGTCCGGAGGGCAGCCCGGACCACATCTTATACAGGGTATAGGTGCAGGATTTATACCCTCTGTGCTGGATACGGGTATTATAGATGAGATAGTGCAGGTTGCCTCGGAGGATGCTGGCGAGGTTTCCCGAGCGCTTGCAAAAAAAGAAGGAATCTTTGCAGGAGTATCGGCAGGTGCCAATGTGTGGGCAGCTTTAGAACTTGCAAAAAGACAAGAGAATAAGGGAAAAACAATAGTAGCTGTTGTGCCTGATACTGGTGAGCGTTATCTGAGCACATGGCTTTTTGAAGAATAA
- a CDS encoding Rrf2 family transcriptional regulator, translating into MKVSSKIRYALQGLLDLAERYGAAGPVSVKELAARHGISEKFLEGIFSQLRAKGLVDSIKGKTGGYLLADRPERISLLDVMLVFEPYVVFDTDAKDDAVDVPIWTELERDLRERLSSQSLSDLLLLIKKDRGVLNYVI; encoded by the coding sequence ATGAAGGTTTCTTCCAAGATTAGATATGCTTTGCAGGGGCTTCTTGATTTGGCTGAGCGTTACGGTGCTGCTGGACCTGTGTCTGTCAAGGAGCTTGCTGCACGACATGGTATATCCGAGAAGTTTCTGGAGGGTATTTTTTCTCAGTTGCGGGCTAAGGGGCTTGTGGATAGCATCAAGGGTAAAACGGGCGGATATCTTCTTGCTGATAGGCCGGAGAGGATTAGCTTGTTAGATGTGATGCTGGTTTTTGAGCCTTATGTTGTTTTTGATACTGATGCCAAGGATGATGCTGTGGATGTGCCAATATGGACAGAGCTTGAGCGGGATCTGAGAGAGCGGCTTTCTTCTCAGAGTCTTTCTGACCTTTTGCTTCTTATCAAGAAGGATAGAGGTGTTCTCAATTATGTAATCTAA
- a CDS encoding putative quinol monooxygenase yields MYVKLVKMQVIPGKEEEFETISKYNQENSIKEKDIVRFDLLRSKEEPGTYMFYEAYRTREAIEAHKETEHYKKWNTQTATLLARPREREEWTIIAPEKL; encoded by the coding sequence ATGTACGTAAAGCTAGTAAAAATGCAGGTAATACCCGGCAAAGAAGAAGAGTTTGAAACAATAAGCAAATACAATCAGGAAAACTCAATCAAAGAAAAAGACATAGTAAGATTTGACCTTTTAAGAAGCAAAGAAGAACCAGGCACATACATGTTCTACGAAGCCTATAGAACAAGAGAAGCAATAGAAGCACACAAAGAAACAGAACACTACAAAAAATGGAACACACAAACAGCAACCCTTTTGGCACGCCCCAGAGAAAGAGAAGAATGGACAATAATAGCACCAGAAAAACTATAA